DNA from Quercus lobata isolate SW786 chromosome 1, ValleyOak3.0 Primary Assembly, whole genome shotgun sequence:
TCCTCGTGGTTCCATGCAAAGACGTCTAGGTTTCCTTTAAGGAATTGGACTAGTCTCGACTTCATCTCAAGACTCAAAGTCGTCCCTATCTTGGTCGTCTTTGCTATGTCTCTGTTGACCAATTCTATTGTCTCTAGGGCTTcaactttctcttcttctttctccccGATCATtcatgtatagtttttttttgttgctaacACAGCCTAGTAGCACTTCCTAGCTAGCACTTGATCTCCTTTTACCTCGCTTATGTCGTTTtctgttgggaattttaccTTCAGGTAATAGGTGGACGTGGCCGCCTTCCAACGATTGAGTGTGGGCCTCCCGATGATCACATTGTAAGAGGACGGACAGTCTACTACTAGGAAGTCCAATTGACGAGTCAATTGTCTCGAGTAAACTCCCATTGTGACCGTCAGTGTTACTATGCCCTTAGGATACACTTTATCTCCACTAAAGCTGGTGGGGGGGAAGTTAGAGGGACGCAGCCTCTCAGGAACACCTTCAACTTTTGAAAAGTGGAAAGGTAGATGATATATGCGGAACTGTCGTTGTCcatgaggattctcctggtatTGAACTCTTCTATCGTAAGCATAATAACTAGGGGATTGTCATGCAACTGCTTCACTCCTCTGGCGTCTTCCTTGAAGAACAGGATATCCCTATCCGTTCGTCTATGCTTTAAGGGTGGTATCCTATGGATGTTGTTCACCTACCTCTGGTATGACTTCTTAAGGGATCTGAACGACCCCCCTGTGGATGGTCCCCCTATGATAGTCTTTATTTCTCCTATCACACTCTGCTGACAATGTGGCTTGTGATCATCATTCCTTGGAGAGGCTTCTGGCTTAACTCCGCCATCGTCTCCAGGCCTGATGGAATCTCCCTTCTTCACAAATTTTTACAGCTTCCCTCTTCGTATGAGTTCCTCTATCTGCTTATTCAGGTCTCTACAATCCTCTGTATAATGGCCGTGATCTTTATGAAAACGGAAATATTTCTTCTTATCACAGACATTGGGTGACGAGCGTAACGGCCTTGGCCACTTGAGGTAGTGCTCGTCCTTAATCTgtgtcaaaattttatcaataggCATAATTAAAGGAGTGAATTTTACTGTGCAAGGAGTTTTATCGTCTTTCCTCTTGTTCCCATCAGTACTTTGATGATCTACCCGCTCCCTTTTCCGTCCTCTTCGATCAtctccctttctttctctctcattagGCTTTTCAACTTCTTCAATTGCCACTAAAGCGTCCTCATCGTTCATATACTTTTGAGCTTACAGGAGCATCTCCGCCATCATCCGTGGGGGGTTCATCGTGAGCGAGACCACAAACTCCCTAGACTTCAACCCAGCTTTAAAGGCCGTAAGCTGCACTTTGTCATCTACTTCGTCCACCTCTAGCGTTTCTCAAGTGAAACGCTTCACGTACGATCTCAATGTCTCATTTTCTCCTTGTTTAATAGTAAGCAGGTGGTCAGTTGGCCTTTTTAGATGTTGTCCACCGACAAAATGGCGTAAGAAGGAGTTGCTCAGCTGCTCGAAATCATCAATGGACAAAGTTGGTAACTTCGTGAACTATTCCCTCGCAACTCCTTTGAGGGTAGTCGGGAAGGAACGACACAATATCTCATCAGACAGCTGCTGAAGACCCAAAGTTGTCTTGAAGGTATTAAGGTGATCCAAAGGATCCTTCAACCCGTCAAACGGCTCAAGCTGTGGTAGGCGAAACTTCGAGGGCACTAGGCACTCTAAAACCACCGTGGTGAAGGGTGAATCTTTCTTGCTGACCATACGGTCCAAGCTCTGGTCTGTTTTTTCCTTTATTGCACTCCTCAGCTCGTCCATCTCCTTTCTTATTTCCCAAAGGAGATCCGAGATCAATTCTTATGGGGTGGTAGGCCGTCGGCGTTCGTCCCTTCTCTGGCTGTCCCCATCGTCATCTCGGTTAGTCCCAGACCGATTCCCTTCTTGCTGCGACTACAACCTCATCTCTTGATTTTGTCGGGTAAGCTCTTCCACACTGGCTGTTAGTGTTTGGATTTGTAGAGCTAATGCTGCAGAATCCTGGGGAGTGTTGGGCTCCATAGACTTGTGAGTTGAGTGGAATTATGTTTTTGAACCTAAGCCCGAAAATATcatttcccacagacggcgccaaactaaTGAAGTAGAAATCTTCAGTCAAGTGAACTCGTCCAGATGAGCCAACAACCTCGTCCCTGTACCTAAAAATGTTGTACGAAGACCTTCTTAGGTGGTCACCGATGTGATGCCTGCCAAAGAATCTCCGATGGTTAAGTCAGCgtatgaaaattccaaaagaataTCAGAGATTAGAGTTATGGCATGTTTTTTGATTATTCATACCTTGTATTGGTTTTGTGGAGGGTTTATATATGGTGCCATAGCAATCTAGCTATTGTGGCTTTTATTGTAGCTTTAATGCCTCTATTGGTAATGCTTCCATACTCAGTAATGTAGGCTTTGATGGGCCTCCAACGGTCTATACAGCTGGTCTCGTAACCGTCCGAGTTATTATTTATAGCATTGAATGGCTTTCCTCCATTCGTCAGTGACATGGATATATGGACGAAGATGTTTGATTAGTTCATTTGAGCAAAAGAGTTCGTCAATCCCATCAGACAAATTCCTTGTGCTATATTACTTTTTCAAGATGTCACTAGAATACTATgcaactagtcgctaacccgtgcgatgcacgagaaAGTTCTTagaaatgctaaatatttttttttaatcaaattaaatgcattttttgtcGGGTTGAGAGAAATTTAGTCAACTTAAATGAACCTTTTCACTTTGGATTTTAAGGAATAACTCACACAAAAAGGaatatacaaatttcattaggATTTGAGCTGGTCAACCAAGGTAGTTATAGTGACCTTGTCAAATATTTCTTAATCTGCCAATAAAGCAAATTATTGCTCATTTGAAGAAATTTACAATGTTCATTCTAGGCAGAAGCTTACatactttttgttgttgtgatttacaatttgagtagatgaaaaataatatgatgGTCTATCACTGGTTATTGCCTTCACAacaaaaaggataaaatttcaaatcaaaagattACATATCACATTTAAAAGAAACactaacagaaagtaaaatatatGACATGCACTAATAACAAATGATCATAATATTCAAAGAGTTTTgtaaatcaacaacaaaatcttattaaatttCTGGGGGCAGCTTCACTAActatattttatcaataaaaacaattttcttcatAAGACTTGTTTGAGTTATCatattaaatatgagaaaacagGTGCAAGCATATTGTTGTTGATTCAACACTGTATCACAAAGAGTCTCTCTTGGATTGCTTCATTCTTCTCTCTACTCTACAACTAATTAAAGCTCCCCCATCATAAGCTTCCTACCTTGCAAAACTGTGCAGACAAAAGCAGAATTCTAGAATTTTCATTTCCTACTTTTGCAGCCCTCAACAAAAGTTAAGATTCATGATTTATCAAAATCTTCCATgcctttattattaaaattctcAATATATACACCATTGGCATAAATACAAATTGATTCAAAAGCAGCCTTATTTTAAAAACACCATAATGCAAAAATATCACCAACAAATAATCGTAATATTTGAAGAGAGATGAatgaagcaaaataaaaataattaaaattcacaaaatgaAGAACCAAATATCAAGaacaaagagggagattgttggAAGTAGAATTAACAAACCTAGCataaattgttaagattttaGACTCGATTGGAAAGGAAGTAACTCTAAAAGTTTTAGCTCGCCAAGCTTTCTTGCGTTGTTTTATACCTCCTAGAGCAAGGATATCAAGGGAGTTACAGGATGAGCGGATAATAGACCAAACAAATCGGCACGTATATCAACCATCAATAACACACCCAATTATAAAAATCTAGATAGATTAAAATGTTAGATTGAGAAAGAACTTAACTGTTTATTTATAACTGCCAAAAATGTTTAAGGATTTCCAAAACTACTAAAGTTTGTCAGGgttaacaaattttatacaCCTATGAGAATCTAATTCTTTTCAATCCAGTCAAAGAAttagataaacaaacaaaaagaatagaaagatATAATACCTGTTTTCAACGTTTTCAAGGGCTTTAACTAATTCCTCATACTTATATTCCTTTATCTCCACCTCTATCTCCACTTTCTCCACCACTCCTACACCTTTTAAAATGCCCAAATAACCCAACGATGTCGTTTAATGcaatatcttttaaattaaagcatggacacaataaaaatgagtgaaaaagatcataaatttatgtaaacattcaaaaatttaggaatTTAGATTCAAATTCTGTAATAAGAACAAAACAGTTGGGTATATTATCTTAAAGGTGATGTCTAACACAGAACAGATTGGGTTGCCAAGCTGTTTGGTTTTTCCTTTACAGATGATGTACGGTagctatttttcctttcttccccACTAACAAAATTAGTATTGTTTATGAGAAAAGTTTGAGTGGAAGCCAAGAGaagatttttttatagatacaaaatattcaagGGCAGGTTGTATGattgaaaacaaatattttacctTCCAACCATTTAAAAGAAATTCTCACAATGAATTATTGGAAAAGcaactaaaaacaattataatgaGTATAACAATCGCAATAAACAATATGTTTCAACtgtttaaaagaaattttttttttttaattttgtataacAACTCAGCTAAGTCaaatatacttttaaaaaaaatttaaaatgaaaatagtctaaaaataaaagtctcgttttttttctcttttttcttttatttagcaAGTAAACagaataataaacaaatatggATTCCATAAACAAAACTATCTACATCAGACAAATAGTGCAATACATGTATTAGTAGCAAAGCAGTAAATGATTTGATTAATGGTTTTATATTGACTATTTATATATAACCTGTATTAGTAGCAAAGCAGTAAATGATCTGATTAATGGTTTTGTATtgactatttatatatataacttttatgcAACAGgaacctttttttaaaaaaaattacagaaattGCTAACAAACCTTGAGTCAATGCAGTTAAGTATGCAGCTCTTTATCCAAAAATGAAAGTATAACCTgcaaaataagtaattttttttttagttttttttaattaaaataatttgtaaaaaacagAATAATGAAGATCAATAATAGTGCAGTAAATGACCACCTAAATCAAGTTAATACCTACTCACAAAAACAACAGTGAGAGAATTAACTCCTACATCCTTTGCAACTCCAagcacacaaaaaagaaagtaacataatatatatttctaaaccTAGACACGGATCAATGTATGTCCGTCTATGTGTAGTACCAAAATGTTTAGTTTCTCAGAGAAAAGAGGTACTAGCTTTGCAATCTTTAATAGTCAGAAACTAATTCACATGCTTAGGTGCATTATGATTATAGAGGATTGCAATCTTTCGGAGGTAGTAATTGGAAACAGATTCACATGCTTAGTAGCTAATGTGATATTAGAACTAAAATCAAAAGTCATATCAAGCATAATTtaacatgaaataaaaattgcaaagtGGAAACAATATTAGAAATTAAGATACCATAAACAAAAGTGTAATCAAAAGAAATCATAACACCATCACTTAACTGGGAAGAAGCCCAAGTTTGAAAAACCCCACTAAAGTATTCGATTTGTACCACAATAAGacatagaaaaaataaatatattggtAAGTATACGAAAAATTGATaatcacaatcaaattcaaaaatcaaatggaAAGACATGTCAATCTCACTGTCCATAggattgtttttgtaaagagaaATGCATGTTTTAATTTACTGTgtagttttagaaaaaaaaaaaaagttcttgaCAATATCTGAGGACCTTAAACAATCATATATTATGAACATTCTTTgttaacaaaaagaatttttctttcaaaaaatcaaatgccCAAATGTAAGcctaattttttgataaatccaaACATAAgcctaaattaaaacaaattcagATAAAAAACGATATTAAAAACTCTAGCAACTCGAAACTGAAACAAACCCCAGCAACAACCCATAACTATCTGCAACACACAGCTCATACATATCATTGAAAATTCTGAAACCACAATCTACAACAATATGAATtaatttttcagccaaaataaattaatcattggGCCGACTCTTAGGCATTTCAAaaacacaggaaaaaaaaaccattaaattgATACTATCTCCACTATGAAACCCATCGATACATAcaatattttcttacaaaacctGTAGAATTTGAAATCCCTAAATCGATAGAAAACCTAATTGAAGACATATAATTAAAACATAACTTTGAGGCTCTGTTCCATTTAAACCAATTTCAATCTAAATTTTAATccatatcaatcaaataaaattgaaacttgaaaaatatcaaattggAATTCTGCATACTTGAAAAATTATCCAACAtcagaaatagaaaaatatccaaattcttcaagtcagTCCTAAAAATCAAATGCCCAGAAATGGGgccaaaaaataatcaatgcccAGATGataaaaactcaagaacaaaataacCATGAATCAAAATACATCAGCCAGAGGAGTTGTGGCTAAGAAAAGGAGGGAGCTGCATTGAATTAGAGAGTtaaagaagaaggagatgggAATGAGTTTGAAATAGAGAGAGTTTGATCGAGGGTTTTGTTAGGGCTGAGTTTGCGTTTGAGAGATAGGTTTGAGATATTTGTGGCTGAAACTTGCGTTTAGGCTCCTCTTGTAGTTGGGTTTTAATAACAATCGGGTTTATGATTTGTGTTTGGTAGgaaaaaagatttattattatttatataagtattactgacgtggaaaattatgGGAGTTTTAAaagcttcggttatatatatatatatatgtattatatGTCATAAATGTCCAACTGTTCCTTTATAAATGAGGAAAATTATACACGCTTATGAGTTAGGTGAGAGCCCCCAAAAGCTGTGATCATAGTCATTCACACCTAAGATGGTTACAGAAATATGTCACTATcgattatatgtttaatttgttAGAACAAAGTTACTATAATTTGGAAAATAATAGATCAAAAGTAGTTTATTTTCTTCAAGTGAGTCTTATATTTTGTGACAATTaccatttttcaatttgaatgcAGTGGTGATCATGATATGTGTGTGCCGTTTACCGGGACCCAGGAATGGACTAGATCACTTGGatataagattgtggatgatTGGAGGTCTTGGCACTCTAAGGGGCAAGTTGCTGGGTAAATTTTTCCActtcaaaaacaatttctttaatttctatTACAAAAAAGACACATCAATAGTACATAAAAGACACATTCGAGAGAATTATAGTCAGGTGCTAGAGTTATGGACAACAAcgtcaataatatatatatatatatatatatatatatatatatctaatatttatgttataatttGCTTGTTTTCATTTGTTGCAGATACTTACAAGGATATGATAATAATCTCACCTTTCTGACCGTCAAGGTTTGTATATATAAGTGCTATGCTTTAATCATTGCAAgaaaattgaccaaaaaaaaactaaaagtgtACTTTCTATATGATATATCACCATAGATTTCCTATTTTTAgtagcatttatttattttttttttttaaattcaatagttgggaATAGAGAATTTGAAAACATCTAAAATAGCATTCTCCTTTTTAATAATGTGCACACATACATGAtacaaaagtcttttttttttcttttttttttgggctaaacaCATACAACATAGTCAAACAAGAACAACTACagatgatattattattattattattattattgggatTAGCTAGAAGCCTAGAAGGAACCcctatttgaatttttcttttcttttctttttctttttcctaacaaaaagaaaatctctaAGTCTATTAGTTGCATTACTCTATTTTATTTACAAACTGACTATATCTCATGGTGTAGGGTTCGGGGCACACAGTTCCTGAATACAAGCCACAAGAGGCACTGGATTTCTACCGTCGTTGGTTGGAAGGGAAACCAATATGACAGATGAAAACAATTAGCTTTATTCCACAtccaagaagaaaagaaataaatagcTTTGTGGTTCACAGATTTTCAATTACTCATCTTTTTACATGTGAAaatatatgagaaaagaaaagcatatatgaaagcaaagaaaatcaataaattataaacaagAACTTCTTTCTAGCTTCTATCCACCTAGCAATATTAGCCAGTCAAGATTCTCCTCTTCTACTTTGGGGCCAGCAAGAGGTTCACTAGCCTATAGACTAGACAATAGGAGGTAATTCTCTCGTTTCATTAAAAACTTATGTCCATTTGAGAATTACTTATTTCTATAGCTTATTTGcataatgtgaaacaaaaagctaaaactagctgattttaaaaaaaactgaaaagtagATTATCTTAAATAAagctgaaacaaaaaataagagaaaataataaaaagcatTTATGAATGCAaagaaatcaataaattataaacaagAACTTCCTTCTAGCTTCTATCCACCTAGCAATAGTAGTCGGTTAAGATTCCCACTCTTTTACTTTTGGGGCCAGCAAGAGGTTCATTGGGCCTATAAGCTAGACAATATGAGGTAAACCCCTCGTTCCTTTAAAAACTTGTGTCCATATGAGAATTGCTTATTTTTGTAGCTTATCTGCGTAATGTAAAACAAAAAGCTAAAActagcttcttcttttcttttcttttttaaactaaaaattagaTTGTTTTAAAtaaagctgaaaaaaaaaatattgtgtggGAACCGGTatataaaataagcaaaaatctAGCTTATACATTCCCCAAACACACATCTGGAttagttgaatttaaatttcaagttttttatttcATGATAAAAGATAAATTACAAGTCTTTTGTTCAATGACAAGAGATTTTAAGTTGATAAAGACTCCCTTCATAACTAATATAGATAAGAGCACTAAATATGTATACATGTGGTTTGCCAAAACTCAAGCAATTTCTTGAAAacttgcttaaaaaataagacttttattatttagatatGCTTTCATTATTCCCAATAAGATAGATGAGTGATTAGTTTACGATTCTGTAATTGAACTGTATGCTATAGTGTTGTTTTCATGGTTGTATTATTATGCCATAACCCTATTAGGCCATTTCCCTTTATTTAGGTGTTAATGTTATTTGTCTAGCACTTCTGCCATACTGTATTTCCTGCTATAATCTGTAACAGTTGTTCCTGCTGTGGGCACGCCATACACTCGGTACCTAGGCCAAAATGCGTCTGTGTTGGGATAGCCTGACTTGTGCACAAACTGGCCTAAAGTGTATTTCATTTAGGCTAACCCCAACTCTCTTACCTCAGACCCATGGGCCACAATACAGCAAAAAGAGACCAAAGCCCAACAACACAAAAATGCCCACCACATTTGAATTAGTGACTTCACTTAGGAGTTGGGAAAAAGACAGAAAAGCAAATAGATCCCTTGCAAGTTATGCCCCCAAGATCAAAGACTACGCGAAATATGAGTGTCATGCCATCGCAGGAAGAATCAAGGCTAACCATGCCACACCAACCCAATCAAGCAGAGGGTGCTAATGGAGTGGGGCTTGGGCCACAGCAACAACAAAGGAACCCCGCTAACAATACTAACTTCTTCACTAAAGTATTACAGTCCATACAGCATTCCCAATAGCAGCTGATGGAGGAAATGCGCCAGCTAAAGGCAAACAAGACTAAGGAAAAAAGGAGCCAACATGATCCCAAGCATGTGGCAAACAAAGAAGAAACCCCTGTGGGCAATGACCTGCAGAACACAAAGCAGCGTTTTGTCACAATGGCTGACGTTGCAGCACTGTTAAAGCAAGAAAGGGCCAAGGTGCCCAAGGAAAGATTCTATGCACAAAGACCTCCGTATCCAATAAGGATACTCAACAAGCCGTATCCCGAGAGATACGAGCCGCAAACCTTTGCACAGTATGATGGCAGAAGGGGAAGTGTTGTTAAGCATGTAAGTAGGTTTATTGACACCCTTGGTCCTTACACGGCAGATGAGGACCTTTGCCTCTGAAAGTTCTCGAAGTCCTTATGTGACTAGGCATACACCTGGTACACTGACTTGAAGCCAGGATCACAACTCTGTAAGGTAGACGTGTTCTGCACCAAGCATTTAAATGGAGAAGAAACTATAACGCTCACGACTTTGTAAGGTACTAAGCAAAAAAACAGTGAAGACCTGAAAGAGTACATCAAAAGGTTCAAGAACATAGCCCTCGATTGCTATGACCACTGTGAAGAGAAGACACTGGTGGAAATGTGCGTAGGCAATATAATCATAGAGTATAGAGCCGTCCTGGAAAACTTGGAAATTTCACAATTCGCGCAGCTATTGCAAAAGGCTAGGAAGGCTGCCCAATTAGTCAAGCCCAGCTCTAACAAGCCCAAGAAGCGGAGATCCACACTGCAAGCCATGACAGTGTCCACCGGCAAGAAGAAAAGGAAGCCAAAAGGAGGGAGTACGAGAACCCTCCGCCAATTCCATGCACACCAAAGGAGCTGGATGTGGTCTTAGAAAAATGGATTGCAGATGGAGTTTTCAAACCCAATTAAATCTCTAAAGAACCCACTGAAGAAGAACGGAGGGACCCATGTTTCTGCCGTCTGCATAATTATGTGCAGCACGCCATTGCAGAATGCTAGGCACTCTGCAAACTAGTGCACCACAAAATCAAAGAGGGAAGTAGGTAGCAGCAGTTGTTATTTGCGCAGACTCAGGAGAGGATGAAGAAGAAAGGTCAGCTCTGCCTTCCGTAGCCATTACTACCTTACAGAAGAGCTCCCAattcaaaaacttgtttaacCAACTAGAGCTCATGGCAAACGAATGAAGGACGGCCACGGAGGCTTTGGTAAGCATTGCCTTAAGAACAGGAGTAGAATGTCTTGCTGCAAAAGCTAGAGCTAACAAAGCTTTCCTGCAAGTCACCAATGAGATTACTTTTAGCGATGAAGAAATGGAGGTGGGGTACTCAAACCACAAAAGGCCCCTCTACTTAGCAGCCTCCATAAACCAAATTCTCATTAAGAGAGCCTTGGTTGATACGGGAGCTTCAATGAACCTTATCCCACTCAACACATTGCAAGCAGCAGAAATTCCAAATAGCAAGATTCAAGGATGCCTAATGGAAGTAACGAGGAAGACATGAGTATACCGCAGGTCACATACAGCTATGGCTGAAGATGGGCCCGATAGCCTCTTTAGCCCATTTTCATGTAGTAAAGATAGAAGTTTCCTATCATGTGCTACTGGGAATGTCATGGCTACACAAACATCACTTAATTCCATCCACCTATCACCAGAGTGTGAAAGGGAGATTGAATGACAGGATGATACAGATAGCAGCAAACTTATCCCTATTCGAGCAAGTAGAGGCCCATTTGGTCGAAACTATGTTCTACAACGAATGGGCATTGTCTAGAGAAAGTTCAGTATCCAAGCCGCAAGGCACCTTTGCCCCCAAGTAGGACATCTAGGACGACCTAGAGCCTAACTTGAGAGAGTTGATGATGCggaagaaaaaaaggaaagaagcacCAACTTCAGAGCTAGGTAGTATTCCACGATGTGTTAGGGTCCGAACATGCAACGGcaagataatatataaattatgaagGTGTGCGAGGCTTACCTGTAGTATGCAAGGGGGTCCTAGAGGAGGGCCATAGCATAAGAGTCTAGTATGTTGTGTGGCCCAGGATGGTTTGGAGGAAGAAAATGACACGGAAAGTGAAAAGGAGATTGAGGCAGAAAAAGATGCGCAAGTGATGGCAAAAGAGAAGCTAAAAGAGATTGACTTGGGCACGGACCCACAAAAGCCAAGACCGATTTCAATAAACTCAAAGTtgtcaaaagaagaaaaggtagAATTAATCCTATTATTAAAAGAATTCAGAGACGTCTTTGCATGGGATTACAGTGAAATGCCTAGGCTCGACCTAGAGTTAGTGGTACACACACTCAATGTGGATCGTGAGGCCAAGCTAGTGGCTCAGCCTGCCAGGGTGTTTCagaccaaaatagaaaagccAAAAGTAAAGGAGATGCAAAAATTATTAGCAGCCAGTTTCATCAAACCGATCCAACACCCACGGTGGTTGTCtaacattgtacctgtgaaaaagaaaaacggGTAGATACAATGCTGCATCGATTTCAGAAATCTTAATCGAGTCTGCCTCAAAGACTAGTTTCCATCTACTGCGAGAAAGGCCATGTTTTCCTTTATGGACTAATTCAGTGGATACAATCAGATTCGAATGGCATCGAAGGATGCGGAAAAAAAATGCTTTCAGGACGccttttgggaaattttttgtGATGCCTTTCTGGCTAAAAAAGTAGGTGCAACCTATTAGCGCACAATGACCGCCATATTTCATGACATGTTGCATCAAGAACTGGAGGACTATGTGGACAACATAGTAGTGAAATAGGAAAGGCGAGAAGATCATGTCAAGGTGTTAAGAAAGGTATTTGAAAGGTGCAAACCTTTCAAGCTAAGAATGAACCCACTGAAATGCGCCTTTGGAATGTCTACCAGGAAATTTCTAAGATTTCTGGTCCATAGTAGAGGGATAGATGTGGATCCAGCCAAGGCAATGGCAATAGCAACCAAGAAGCCATCAACCACAGTCAAGGAGTTGAAAAATTTCCTGGGCAAAGTCTCCTACATCAAGAGGTTTATCCCTAGTTTAGCATCAATCACTTCAGCTTTTACGAAGTTACTAAAGAAAGGACAAGACTTTGAGTGGGGCAGAAACAAAGCAGATAGTTTTCCAAAAGCTATAGGAGATTATGATGAACCTCCCCACAGTGCAAACCTCAATCCGCAGGAAATTGTTGCTGCTTTACCTA
Protein-coding regions in this window:
- the LOC115955191 gene encoding uncharacterized protein LOC115955191; translation: MNPLKCAFGMSTRKFLRFLVHSRGIDVDPAKAMAIATKKPSTTVKELKNFLGKVSYIKRFIPSLASITSAFTKLLKKGQDFEWGRNKADSFPKAIGDYDEPPHSANLNPQEIVAALPSLKLVCHLGFDSLGGRRRH